One genomic segment of Brassica napus cultivar Da-Ae chromosome A3, Da-Ae, whole genome shotgun sequence includes these proteins:
- the LOC106437214 gene encoding uncharacterized protein LOC106437214: protein MQLLPTSSFKTTATVVIAGVFSVSAAVSLAVPSVSHFAASCFPIIYDSTIFLLKPPYLYLVINCIILSIVATSKFTHESCSSTDDPDTVVPVPVPTYIDAGYLNVAHVAGSDYTGFVENDATVKDVHEVIDNDKVIGEDVKTETEKPRTSNGLPEPETDKPKLKDGSLEIPVLKNTRKPPRFGRQKSLKASQESKKSALGVTKPPRRQDTLETTWKKITEGRSTPLIKHLSKSDKWQERSHVRSSKEKTTKSENSTEEETLRKTRLKREPSPGQEELNRRVEAFIKKFNEEMRLQRLESLAKYNELVLNGGTRL, encoded by the coding sequence ATGCAGCTCCTCCCTACCTCTTCCTTTAAAACGACAGCCACCGTCGTCATCGCCGGAGTCTTCTCTGTTTCGGCGGCGGTGAGTTTAGCCGTTCCATCAGTTTCCCATTTTGCTGCTTCTTGCTTTCCGATCATTTACGATAGCACCATCTTCCTCCTTAAGCCACCGTATCTTTACCTAGTCATCAACTGTATCATCCTCTCCATCGTCGCTACATCCAAGTTCACGCATGAATCATGTTCCAGTACTGACGATCCTGATACGGTCGTACCGGTACCGGTACCTACTTATATCGACGCCGGTTATCTAAACGTGGCGCACGTCGCCGGTTCTGATTATACCGGATTTGTGGAGAATGATGCGACGGTGAAAGATGTCCACGAAGTCATTGATAATGATAAGGTGATAGGAGAAGATGTAAAGACAGAGACGGAGAAGCCAAGAACGAGTAACGGTTTACCAGAACCGGAGACAgataaaccaaaactaaaagATGGTTCGCTGGAGATTCCGGTTCTGAAGAACACGAGGAAACCACCTAGGTTCGGTCGGCAAAAGTCGCTTAAAGCTAGCCAAGAAAGTAAGAAGTCTGCGTTGGGAGTGACGAAGCCACCGAGGAGACAAGACACGCTGGAGACGACGTGGAAGAAGATAACGGAAGGACGCTCGACGCCGTTAATTAAACACTTGTCGAAATCCGACAAGTGGCAAGAAAGGTCGCACGTGCGAAGCTCAAAGGAGAAGACGACCAAGTCTGAGAACTCTACGGAGGAGGAGACGTTGCGGAAAACGCGTCTGAAACGCGAGCCGTCGCCGGGTCAGGAGGAGCTGAACCGGCGCGTGGAAGCGTTTATCAAGAAGTTCAACGAAGAGATGAGACTGCAAAGATTGGAATCTTTGGCCAAGTATAACGAATTGGTGCTAAATGGAGGGACtcgtttgtaa
- the LOC125591242 gene encoding ADP-ribosylation factor GTPase-activating protein AGD5-like translates to MEIHGRDLRENRGWMQTAAKNSVSNAIVWVYDMESAIDVRSATLDTWLPEQVAFIHSMGNERANSYWEAELPPNYDRVGIENFIRAKYEEKRWVSKGEKARSPPRVEQERRRSVERTVPGYEHGHSSSPVNLFEEKKTVQAPRTRNSVAATRISLPVPPQGPNQVIKPQQKIETVAAPVETKKPTVNVAPASDPPKVDFATDLFNMLSVDEPAANTSETAAPADDNLWAGFQSAGSGQTAEKIVTAKPDESSSPPATGIEDLFKDTPNFTVQQAPQKDVKGDIMSLFEKSNMVSPFAMQQQQFAMLAQQQALYMAAAKAAGGTPNGVNQQAVANALNLASANWSNTGYQIAGMTNPGSGQPDLQKLMQNMNANMNMRPVQPQENTPQYPISNFYTTSQVNHVGNGMTPNSTGKPQSSTAAQQPTGTTPSSQSGKEFDFSSLMDGMFTKH, encoded by the exons ATGGAGATTCATGGCAGAGACTTGAGGGAGAACCGCGGATGGATGCAGACCGCTGCGAAGAACAGCGTTTCTAACGCGATCGTTTGGGTTTACGATATGGAAAGTGCGATTGAC GTTCGATCTGCCACTCTGGACACATGGCTCCCCGAGCAGGTTGCATTTATTCATT CAATGGGAAATGAGAGAGCAAATAGTTACTGGGAAGCTGAGCTACCCCCAAATTATGATAGAGTTGGAATTGAGAATTTCATACGTGCAAAGTATGAAGAGAAGAGATGGGTTTCTAAAGGTGAAAAGGCTAGATCACCCCCAAGAGTAGAGCAGGAACGGCGGAGATCTGTGGAGAGGACTGTGCCTGGATATGAGCATGGGCACAGTAGTAGCCCTGTAAATTTGTTTGAGGAGAAGAAAACTGTCCAAGCACCTAGAACAAGAAATAGTGTTGCTGCAACGAGGATAAGTCTTCCGGTGCCTCCCCAGGGACCTAATCAG GTTATAAAGCCACAGCAGAAAATAGAAACTGTAGCCGCTCCTGTGGAGACAAAGAAACCAACAGTAAATGTTGCACCGGCATCAGATCCTCCAAAGGTGGATTTTGCTACTGACCTCTTCAACATGCTATCAGTTGATGAGCCTGCTGCAAATACCTCAGAGACAGCAGCTCCTGCTGATGATAACCTATGGGCTGGCTTTCAGT CGGCTGGAAGTGGTCAAACGGCAGAGAAGATTGTCACAGCAAAGCCTGATGAGAGCAGTTCTCCTCCAGCTACCGGGATCGAGGATTTATTTAAAGACACACCTAACTTTACAGTCCAACAAGCACCACAGAAAGATGTGAAAGGTGATATCATGAGCCTATTTGAGAAG TCGAATATGGTGTCGCCTTTTGCCATGCAACAACAACAGTTTGCTATGCTTGCTCAGCAGCAAGCCCTTTACATGGCTGCTGCAAAAGCTGCAGGAGGAACTCCAAACGGCGTGAATCAACAAGCTGTTGCTAATGCTCTTAACTTAGCATCTGCGAATTGGTCAAACACTGGCTACCAGATCGCTGGAATGACTAACCCAGGAAGTGGTCAACCTGATCTCCAGAAACTTATGCAA AACATGAACGCAAACATGAACATGAGACCTGTACAACCGCAAGAGAACACTCCTCAATATCCAATATCCAA TTTCTACACGACGAGTCAAGTCAACCACGTGGGGAACGGTATGACCCCAAACTCAACCGGTAAACCTCAGTCATCAACCGCAGCACAACAACCAACGGGCACCACACCATCTTCTCAGTCAGGGAAAGAGTTTGATTTTTCTTCCTTGATGGATGGAATGTTCACTAAACATTGA
- the LOC106443324 gene encoding transcription factor MYB102: MGKSSSSEESEVKKGPWTPEEDEKLVSYIQAHGPGKWRTLPKNAGLKRCGKSCRLRWTNYLRPDIKRGEFSLQEEETIIQLHRLLGNKWSAIAIHLPGRTDNEIKNYWNTHIKKKLLRMGIDPVTHCPRINLLQLSSFLTSSLFKSMSQPMNIPFGLANPSINHELLHQLNTSLSNVQTESYQPHQANQQLQNDHQTSFTGLLNSTPPVQWQNNGECLENYLNYTGSGDQSINQAPLTGNYSSAFNDGENYKVGWNFSSSMLPGTSSSSSTPLNSSSTAFINVGSEDDKESYGSDMLMFHHHHHHHDNNALNLS; encoded by the exons ATGGGAAAATCTTCAAGCTCGGAAGAAAGTGAAGTGAAGAAAGGACCATGGACTCCAGAGGAAGACGAGAAACTCGTCAGCTATATACAGGCGCACGGTCCCGGTAAATGGCGAACCCTTCCCAAAAACGCCG GGTTAAAAAGATGCGGGAAGAGTTGTAGGTTGCGATGGACGAACTATCTAAGACCCGATATTAAGAGAGGAGAGTTCTCTCTTCAAGAGGAAGAGACTATCATTCAACTCCATCGTCTTCTTGGAAACAA ATGGTCTGCCATTGCTATTCACTTGCCAGGAAGAACAGATAACGAGATAAAAAATTATTGGAACACTCACATAAAAAAGAAACTCTTACGAATGGGGATTGATCCGGTGACTCATTGTCCCCGGATTAATCTTCTTCAACTTTCCTCGTTTCTCACCTCATCTCTCTTCAAATCTATGTCACAACCAATGAACATTCCGTTTGGTCTCGCTAATCCAAGTATTAATCACGAACTCTTGCATCAACTCAATACCTCTCTCAGCAATGTTCAAACCGAATCATACCAACCTCACCAAGCAAACCAACAGCTTCAAAACGACCACCAAACCAGTTTCACCGGTTTGCTCAACTCAACACCACCGGTTCAATGGCAAAACAATGGAGAATGCTTGGAAAATTATCTCAATTACACCGGTTCTGGTGACCAATCTATTAACCAGGCCCCTCTAACGGGAAACTACTCATCGGCCTTTAATGACGGTGAGAATTATAAGGTCGGGTGGAATTTCAGTTCTTCAATGCTACCGGGAACTTCGTCTAGCAGCTCGACTCCGTTGAATTCATCTTCCACGGCTTTTATCAATGTTGGAAGCGAAGATGACAAAGAGAGTTACGGAAGCGACATGTTGatgtttcatcatcatcatcatcatcatgataaTAATGCTTTGAATCTATCATAA